The proteins below are encoded in one region of Engystomops pustulosus chromosome 8, aEngPut4.maternal, whole genome shotgun sequence:
- the LOC140075828 gene encoding LOW QUALITY PROTEIN: ATP-dependent RNA helicase DDX18-like (The sequence of the model RefSeq protein was modified relative to this genomic sequence to represent the inferred CDS: inserted 1 base in 1 codon) produces MGLTGAFEDTAFSSLADLVNENTLKXITEMGFTHMTEIQHKTIRPLLEGRDVLAAARTGSGKTLAFLIPAIELVYKLKFMPRNGTGVLILSPTRELAMQTYGVVKELMAHHVHTYGLIMGGSNRSAEAQKLANGINIVVATPGRLLDHMQNTPGFMYKNLQCLVIDEADRILEVGFEQEMKQIINLLPKRRQTMLFSATQTRKVEDLARVSLKKEPLYVGVDDNKDTATVEGLEQGYVVCPSEKRFLLLFTFLKKNRKKKMMVFFSSCKSVKFHYELLNYIDLPVMAIHGKQKQTKRTTTFFQFCNADSGILLCTDVAARGLDIPEVDWIVQYDPPDDPKEYIHRVGRTARGIDGRGHALLILRPEELGFLRYLKQAKVPLSEFEFSWSKISDIQSQLEKLIEKNYYLHKSAQEAYKAYIRAYDSHSHKQIFDVNTLNLQKVCLSFGFTIPPFVDINVNHGGGKKFQKRAGSGGGYGYQNPKAQHKAKIFKHVNRAGRSDGRQFSR; encoded by the exons ATGGGACTGACAG GGGCGTTTGAGGACACGGCCTTCTCCTCCCTGGCCGACCTGGTGAATGAGAACACACTGA CCATCACAGAGATGGGGTTCACTCACATGACGGAAATCCAGCATAAAACCATCCGACCTCTCCTAGAGGGCAG GGACGTCCTGGCGGCCGCTCGCACCGGTAGCGGTAAGACTCTCGCCTTCCTGATCCCGGCCATAGAACTGGTCTACAAGCTGAAGTTCATGCCCCGAAATG GTACTGGGGTCCTCATCTTGTCCCCCACCCGGGAGTTGGCAATGCAGACGTATGGGGTTGTGAAGGAGTTAATGGCGCATCACGTTCACACCTATGGACTGATCATGGGCGGCAGCAACCGCTCAGCAGAAGCGCAGAAGCTGGCCAATGGGATCAACATAGTGGTAGCCACGCCCGGGAGGCTGCTGGACCACATGCAG AACACGCCTGGATTCATGTACAAGAACCTGCAGTGTCTGGTCATTGACGAGGCTGACCGCATCCTGGAAGTCGGATTTGAACAGGAAATGAAGCAGATCATTAACCTGTTACCAA AACGCCGCCAGACCATGCTGTTCTCTGCCACCCAGACCCGCAAGGTGGAGGACCTGGCCCGCGTCTCCCTGAAGAAGGAGCCGCTCTATGTGGGTGTGGATGACAACAAGGATACGGCCACTGTGGAGGGTCTGGAGCAG GGGTATGTGGTCTGTCCCTCGGAGAAGCGCTTTCTGTTACTCTTCACCTTCCTGAAGAAGAATCGTAAGAAGAAGATGATGGTTTTCTTCTCGTCCTGCAAGTCGGTGAAGTTCCACTACGAGCTGCTTAACTACATCGACCTGCCCGTCATGGCCATTCAT GGGAAGCAGAAGCAGACAAAGCGCACGACCACCTTCTTCCAGTTCTGTAACGCAGACTCGGGGATCCTCCTGTGCACGGATGTGGCGGCCCGAGGGCTGGATATCCCAGAGGTGGACTGGATTGTGCAGTACGATCCCCCCGATGACCCCAAG GAATACATCCACAGAGTGGGCCGCACAGCGCGGGGGATTGATGGCCGGGGTCACGCCTTACTCATCCTGCGGCCGGAGGAGCTGGGATTCCTGCGATACCTAAAACAAGCCAAG GTGCCACTCAGTGAATTTGAGTTTTCCTGGAGCAAGATCTCAGACATCCAGTCTCAG TTGGAGAAGTTGATAGAGAAGAATTATTACCTGCACAAGTCGGCGCAGGAGGCGTACAAGGCGTACATCCGGGCATATGACTCGCACTCCCACAAGCAGATCTTTGATGTCAACACCTTGAATTTGCAGAAGGTCTGCCTGTCGTTTGGCTTCACGATTCCTCCATTTGTTGACATCA ATGTGAACCACGGcggtgggaaaaaattccaaaagcgtGCAGGGAGCGGTGGTGGATATGGATATCAGAACCCTAAGGCTCAGCACAAAGCCAAGATCTTCAAACATGTCAATAGGGCGGGCCGCAGCGACGGGAGGCAGTTCTCACGATAA